aaagaaatcaaattgaaaCCTTTTAAGTGATCAAATTTTCATCGCGCTTCATATTCATAATCTTGAAAGTCATAagagaaattaataattaagaatcCTTCCTCGTTTAATTCTCCAAAATCAAAACCATCTTaagcttttatttattattttacctatCAACATTTCCTTTTAAATCCCTACGTATGATAATGTTTTCCTCTTGTAGAAAGCCTTGAATCAACCCTACCAAATCTTTCCAAATTGTTTTTCTAAAGTGTTTTAATCCTACCAATGGTGCATAAGCACCTTACAATTGGTCTACTACTCTCCGATACAACCATTggttttaaaaccaaaactttatCCTCAAAAAACCCTTTTGCATCCaccacatttttttcattcttatggACAATAATACTTATTGTTCTTTTTTCTAACCTTCTCTTTGCACCAACTGTAATATTTAATCCATTAGTTTCTTAAAGACACATAATATTAATCATTCTCTAAATCATGGTGTCCACTGCATGCATAAACTTGTCAAAGTAACAATTATTCCAAATAGCAGTACTACACTTAcgaactagtttttttttcacccaGAATCGTCCAAAAAGTGAACCCTTAGTCATTGGACATGATGAAAGACTTTATTGATTGATTACTCACCCACATCCAGATTCGAACTTTTAATTCTAGTTAAGAATATCGTTAAACGGAAAAAAAGATTCAGGAAAACATGTTAAAAAACGAGCAGTAAGAATAAAGAATAGCTTAAAACAATATCTCCAGGACAGGAGAAAGGAATATAGCTGACAGTTGAAACTGTATGAAGTTGTTGTTACATGTGATTTAATCATAACAATTTTCTGCAAAAAAAACTGCGAATGATTACTCGGATCAGCAATATACAATTGTATATCCGCTTCAAACAGTTTTCTCATTCGGAGTTGGCAGATTAAAATTGAACTTAAACTTGAGAAATGTGAGAActatattttctcttctttttcttttaaccaGTCAACAAAATTGTCGAGGATCACTGGCCATGCCTGACTAGAATCATAACTTCGAAGATCAGTAAGGCTTACCTGGAAGCAAAAAAACGTCAGACATTTTTTTTCTGCTTGGGcaacttttaaaaatgaagCACACCAACTTCCACCGATTACCATTACTCAAATTAACCTCACAATCAGATAGTAAACTCAACCAGAAGTGAAAaatgtatataatataaaatccaAAGGCAacgtaagaaaaaataaaaacagcatTACCTCCTTAAAAAACCGATAAAAATTTCTCCAGTGATCTATGTTTAGTGCCCTGTAGTCGTTTTGGATCTGCCAAATAAGTATTTCAACCgtcagaaaataatttaacgTGTATGGGCATTAAAAGTCTTCTGAACATCTTCCCCCTAAACAAAACAACTTTAATGTGCATCATACTTGCTAATAATCAAGGGAAATCGCCATGGTTTGATTTCGTATTATAGACCTTCCATGGGAAAATATTTCAAGAATGTACATAACTTTTAGATCATTAAAacacaagaaaacaaaacttTATATAAGCAAATAGCTATACTTTTATTGTGGAACAAAAATGGAATacaagaaaataacatattGACATTCTTCACAATCCAGCATATTTGCTGGACAATGGACATCACTGAAAATCACAATATCAAATCATTACATGCAACTCAAAATGTTTAAGCACaaagattattatttatttatttactatataaaaACCTACCCACCTTTAGATACTCAGTTAATAAGTTGACTTGAGTAGGAAATTCAGATCTAAGAACGACATTCAACAGCTCACAGATGGTCTCAATATCTAcactccttttcttttcttctgaaaAAATTATTCTGTTAGTTACCCAGAGAGATATACAAAGAACAGGAAAGCAGCAatgtaaacaaatataaattgtaAGTGAAATCAAAACCAACCAATACAGATTTTACCTGTTAAACAGTATTGAAATGCATAAGAATAAAAATCCTCAAAGCACTCTGGTACTGTCACCTAACCAAGACACCCGGGAAATAAATACACCAAAAAATTTCTTGAAGAACAACCATAGTTACTGGTTAATCTCAATAAGAGAGCAACAAAACTTTATTCAGTAacttataacaaaaataaaatacctcTTTCTTCAGTCCATTAATAGCCTTTCTTAATTTTGGGAGAGTGTCAGCCCCTAAACATTTGAGCCCTTTTTGCCACTCATCCTATTAAGAATACAAAAAaactgatgatgatgatgacatgTCCAAAAACTAACATTATGAAGAAATTCAAGCTATCTCAACACATGATGACTAGAGTGGTATATCACCAGTCACCAGTATAAGAGGATTTTGGTTTGACAACCTTAGCATGGAATCAAgcagtctctctctctctctcagacACACAACATTACCAAATATGACAGGATtttcaacatttaaaaaatgaaaaaattatttaactatatTCAGAATGACCCTCAAATTTGATCAAATACGAAGGATATATATCTCAGTCCATGATCAAGccaattattagtataaaagaaaattctatTTACTGGAGAGAATTCAGTTTTTCAGTAATCAATATTATAAAGGATAGATCAGAGAAGTCTATGCCTACGAGCTCATAATCCCAATTGGCTTGGGCCCAAGTCTTGAAGATTTTGGATGTGATGATGTTGCTGGAGGTTCAATCTTTCACCAGGCCAACAAAAAAAGGCACCAAAAAATGTCAACCTCAGGGCAACTTAaatatctcaaaaaaaaaaaaaaaacttgaaacacCAAAAGCACAATATAACGAAGCCAAATCTTATCCTAAAGAAAGTAAGCAGAACTTGATtccaaaaaatctttttatcacTTCCTACTCATATTGTGCACTGATTTTGAAAAGATGAAGACCAGCATCAGAGCATGTTTGAAATTTACAGTGCCAACTTATCTATTTCAGTTGTATTTATTCCATTAATAGTAACacacaaattaaataaacaaatgaaaattgtCTTTTAGTGAGAGGTTCCTTTTTTCTCAACATGAGAGGTTGAACCTTCATCATTGTGGGctcacaaatatatatagacTTAGAGTCAGAGAAAGGATAAATGCAAGTATATACAACGAAACATAGCACATAACACATAAGTATTAGACGAAGGGTTCCCACAAGAGCACAAATCCATGATCATGTCTAAGAGTGTATCCATAGAATAGACTGGGAAATTAATAAGGCATGCATGTTTGTCTATCTCACTAATTTCAACAGTGTGTAACTAAAAAAAGATTGTAAAGCAATACTACCTACCAACCTTGGAAAAATAACCTTGTTTTTCAGCTTTCAATTTCCTGGTAAGATCATACATTTATAGAGGTTAAAAGACCAGTTAGATAGAGGCAAAGGAAAAATTAATCTAGTCCATTACTTACCAAGCAAGTATGAGCATTCTAACATCTGTATGGTCCACATGCACATCTTTACAAAGTGCTTCAATCCCGTCTGGGCTGACCAACCAAACAAAAAGTATAGAGAATTTCATCAAGAGTCACATAAACTTTAATGGATAGGGACACAAAACATACTTAAAACATAAAGGAGGAAAAACATTGGACCTCAACATGTATCCCTGTACAGTTATCTGAAGACCTTTCCATAATATAGTAGATCATGTGCCTACTGCCTAATTtgtaaactaattttatataaaatataactagacctgaacaatttttaattccttatatataaa
The nucleotide sequence above comes from Glycine soja cultivar W05 chromosome 11, ASM419377v2, whole genome shotgun sequence. Encoded proteins:
- the LOC114374575 gene encoding DCN1-like protein 5, coding for MPRPKRKAAPPITSSDVDSSLRTEPKKSTTKQFDRIDKLFESYANKSLGLIDPDGIEALCKDVHVDHTDVRMLILAWKLKAEKQGYFSKDEWQKGLKCLGADTLPKLRKAINGLKKEVTVPECFEDFYSYAFQYCLTEEKKRSVDIETICELLNVVLRSEFPTQVNLLTEYLKIQNDYRALNIDHWRNFYRFFKEVSLTDLRSYDSSQAWPVILDNFVDWLKEKEEKI